Proteins co-encoded in one Ruegeria sp. HKCCD4315 genomic window:
- a CDS encoding sulfatase-like hydrolase/transferase, which translates to MHGVVFQSTRELPRQVEVEVKVQSETCSKPLTWKLGLALAFGYASQVAAQDQRIVHDAEYFILEAQNGSVWQIEDQQLDAKLAELREKYGSPPNLIHLMWDDQPLGAVGIPAMQQIRGYETPNLNQMAEEGMLFTRMYTEPACTPTRAAAWTGQYAVRSSMFSVGFPIEYEGIAAENITIAEVLSDAGYATGFFGKTHLGDIEEAYPHNQGYDEAFTALYNQSTSLWNIEAEAANAVVGLKTELLPENPYQKDKEFLQDGYVFYVEGTKGGPTREWCGTTNECYRAFDGEARDRTFDFIRRNAEEGNPFYAAWWPMWISFLPDPNKETLQRGLVGEAYHKYLDPDVGQLISLLNELGIAENTLVIAMSDNGPMTHNPPAGAGLGEGPFRGGKGDFLEGGVRVAAQAWWPGMIEEGQIVGDIIHVTDLFTTFARIGGALEFVPKDRVIDGVDQTSLLINGDSFSRRDSVMIYSGPNLGASVKDHYKMHWISSDPSQASAGITSVFDLLNDHREVNPIVVGGFHFKEPFRRMRARHEQWIARYPHLPRAYGPAYTGIENARPETLALSNPPEALNNLPFGLLDFIEQLPSLPFDPSGDVGLDFD; encoded by the coding sequence ATGCATGGAGTTGTTTTCCAGTCGACTAGAGAGTTGCCCAGGCAAGTGGAGGTAGAGGTGAAGGTGCAATCAGAGACATGCAGCAAGCCCCTCACATGGAAGTTGGGATTGGCGCTGGCATTTGGATATGCGTCACAAGTCGCCGCTCAAGATCAAAGAATTGTTCATGATGCCGAGTATTTTATTCTGGAAGCTCAAAACGGCTCAGTGTGGCAGATAGAAGACCAACAACTTGACGCAAAACTCGCCGAGTTGAGGGAGAAATACGGTTCTCCTCCTAACCTCATCCACTTAATGTGGGACGACCAGCCACTCGGCGCAGTCGGCATCCCAGCCATGCAACAAATCCGTGGATACGAGACGCCGAACCTCAATCAGATGGCCGAAGAGGGTATGCTGTTCACGCGTATGTATACGGAGCCCGCGTGTACACCTACAAGAGCCGCAGCTTGGACGGGTCAATATGCTGTGCGGTCCAGCATGTTTTCAGTCGGTTTTCCTATAGAGTACGAAGGAATTGCGGCTGAGAATATCACGATTGCGGAAGTCTTGAGCGATGCCGGATATGCGACTGGATTTTTTGGCAAAACGCACCTTGGCGATATCGAAGAGGCCTATCCGCATAATCAAGGATACGACGAAGCGTTCACCGCGCTCTACAACCAATCGACGAGTCTTTGGAACATCGAAGCCGAAGCCGCCAACGCAGTCGTAGGGTTGAAAACCGAGCTTCTGCCCGAGAACCCGTATCAGAAAGACAAAGAGTTTCTTCAGGATGGCTATGTCTTTTACGTAGAAGGCACAAAGGGTGGTCCAACGCGAGAATGGTGCGGCACGACAAACGAGTGCTACCGCGCATTTGACGGCGAAGCGCGGGATCGAACGTTTGATTTCATTCGCAGAAACGCCGAGGAAGGAAACCCTTTCTATGCTGCATGGTGGCCCATGTGGATAAGCTTTTTGCCAGACCCAAACAAAGAAACACTACAACGTGGTCTGGTCGGAGAGGCTTATCACAAATACCTTGATCCGGACGTCGGACAGTTAATTTCGCTTCTCAATGAGTTGGGCATAGCCGAGAACACACTTGTTATCGCCATGTCGGACAACGGTCCTATGACCCATAATCCGCCTGCTGGGGCAGGCCTTGGGGAAGGACCATTCCGAGGTGGCAAAGGTGACTTTCTCGAAGGCGGCGTCCGCGTTGCTGCTCAAGCTTGGTGGCCCGGGATGATCGAAGAAGGGCAGATTGTCGGAGACATCATCCATGTCACGGATCTATTCACGACATTTGCACGCATCGGCGGCGCGTTGGAATTCGTTCCCAAAGACCGTGTGATTGATGGCGTCGATCAAACTTCTTTGCTGATCAATGGCGACAGCTTTAGCCGCCGAGACAGCGTAATGATCTATTCCGGTCCAAACCTCGGAGCGAGTGTGAAAGATCACTACAAGATGCACTGGATTTCGTCTGACCCCTCACAAGCGTCCGCTGGCATCACTTCAGTCTTCGACCTTTTGAATGACCACCGCGAAGTTAATCCCATTGTGGTTGGCGGTTTTCACTTCAAGGAGCCATTCCGTCGTATGCGAGCGCGGCACGAGCAGTGGATTGCAAGATACCCCCATTTGCCCCGTGCGTATGGCCCCGCCTACACCGGGATTGAAAACGCAAGGCCTGAGACCTTGGCGCTAAGCAATCCGCCCGAAGCACTGAATAACCTGCCTTTCGGATTGTTGGACTTCATTGAGCAATTGCCAAGTCTTCCCTTCGACCCGAGCGGAGACGTAGGGTTGGATTTCGATTAA